The segment CGCGACGCCGCCCAGGTGGGCGTGGGGTCGCCCCGGGGGGACGAGTAGCGCCTCGCCGGGAGCGAGCGAGACGCGGTGGAGCAGGGGAACGATCGCCGCTCCCGGGTCCCCGGGAAAGCGGCAGGCGATGTCCATCGCGGTGCGCAGCGACGCGGGGATCTCACCCCGCGCGGCCTGTTCCGCGCACTCCCCCAGGAATCCGTCGAGCAGCCGGCCGGGGTCGGAGCGACGTAGTTCCAGGGCGCGGGACACGGCGCCACGGACGGCGTCGTCGGACTTCCCCAGCTCGCGCCGCAGGTCCCGCGCGAGCGGCCCGGACAGCGACCCGAGGTCCTGGGCCACCTCGCCCGGCGGGCGAAAGCCACACAGGGCGTCGAAGGAGCCGAGCGCGACCAGGAGCTCAGGCTTGGGGAACGGGTCGGGATAGTTGCGCGTCGCCCCGTCCCGGGGAACTCCCGCGACCTCCTCCGCGGCGAACCCGGTCCGGGCCTGTCGCGCGTTCGGATGGACCTGCAGTGACAGTGGGGAGCGGGCGGCCAACACCTTGAGCAGGAACGGGAGGCGGGCACCGAACCGGGAGGTCACACCCGCGCCCAGGTACTCCTGAGGGGCCGCGTCGATCGCCGCGTCCAGGGGCACCGGCCCGGTGAGGGTCTCCACGACGCTGGGGGCCGAGGCGTGCGCGCCGAGCCACAACTCGGCGTACGGCCGTCCGTCCGGGGAGCGCCCGAGCATGCGGGGGATGGCCGTCGGGGACCCCCAGTGGTAATGGCGCACCTGGTTGCGCAGACGTCGCATGACCCGTTCCTACCATTATCGGTGTGCACATCATCGTCATGGGTGTCGCCGGGTGTGGCAAGAGCACCGTGGGCCGTTCGTTGTCCGACCGGTTCGGCCTGCCGTTCGCCGAGGCCGACGACTTCCATCCCACCGCCAACCGTCAAAAGATGGAGTCCGGGCAACCGCTGGACGACGCCGACCGCGACCCCTGGCTCGACGCCCTCGCCGCCTGGTTGGCGGCACGACGCCGGGCCGGCGGGTCCAGCGTGATGGCGTGCTCCGCGCTGCGCCGTCGGTACCGCGACCGGCTCCGACTCGACACATCCGACGCCTTTTTCCTGCACCTGCGCGGCGACTATTCCGAGTTCGCGCGGCGGATGGCCGCCCGGGACCACTTCATGCCCCCGGAACTACTCGCGTCCCAGTTCGCCACGCTGGAGGAACTCCACCCCGACGAGGCGGGGCTGACGGTGGACGCGTCGTGGCCCGTCGCGGAGGTCGTGCGGTGCGTGGCGCGCCGTCTGCGGGGTCAACGCGACGTCGAGGTGTCCCCACCTGGGGTCCTCGGAACGGACGGGCCGAGACGGCGCGGCGACGGGTGACGCCGCCGAACCGCCGCTCGCCCCGACCTCCGTCAGCCGGAGGTCTCCATGTGACCCATCCGCGTGGAGATCTCCGCGCCGGCCTTGGCGACGCGACGGCCGATCTCCTCCAGGGAGTCCTCGGTCATCCGGTAGGAGGGACCTGAGGCACTGATCGCGGCGATCACGTCACCGGCCACGCCGCGTACGGGAGCCGCGACGGCGTTCAGGCCGATCTCCAGCTCCTCGACCGCGGCGATGTGGCCGTTGGCGTGCAGGGTGTCGATCTGGGATCGGATCACGTCCGGATCGGTGATGGTGTGTTCGGTGACTTGCTCGAGCGGGCCGCGTAGCACCCGCCGCTGGTCGTGGACGGACATGTACGCGAGGAGGACCTTGCCGCTGGATGTGGCGTGGAGAGGGCACTGACGCCCGATCCAGTTCTGACTGACGATCGCCGAGGCGCCGCGGACCTGGTCGATGTTGACCGCCCATTCGCCGCTGGGGATGGCGATGTTCACCGTCTCCCCCAGCTCAGAGGCGAGGTCCTCACAGACCCGTCGGCTCTGTTGCGTGAGGTCGAGACCCGCTGTCATCGCACCCGCCAACCGGATCACGCCGAAGCCGAGCTGGTACTTGCCCCGGGAGCCCGGCTGTTCCACCAGGCCTCGCCGTTCCAACGCTCCAACCAGCCGGAACGCGGTGGACTTGTGGACTCCCAGCTCTCCGGCGATCTCGGTGACTCCGGCCTCGCCATGCTGGGCGAGGATCTCCAACACCGTGATCGCGCGATCCACTGACTTAACCGGCGCCTCGTCGGAGGCAGGGCCACCCCGCGATCCACGGTCGACGGCTCCGAGGCTCGACGCGTCGATTCTGGTCCCGTACTGTGCGTGGTCGTCGTTGTTGGCCATATGATCCACAATAGTGGTCAAGACTGAACACAACCTGTACGGTCACTCCCAGAGACCAAATCGCAACCCCGTGACCTGCGGTTTTTCAGGCGCTCCCGTGATCGGCTTTGTCGGGTTAGGGTATTGACACTCCTCTGTTCCCGTCTCTGTTCCCGTCACGGTGAGGAATCAACGGATGCGAGCTCTGTACCCCTCCATCGACCCCTACGACCACGGGACGCTCGACGTCGGGGACGGACACCAGATCTACTGGGAGCTGTGCGGCAACCCTGACGGGAAACCCGTCGTCTTCCTGCACGGTGGGCCCGGAGCGGGGTGCGCGCCGATCCACCGGCGGTTGTTCGACCCGGAACGCTATCGCATCCTTCTGTTCGACCAGCGCAACTGCGGGCGGAGCACGCCCAGCGCCGCGCGGGTCGACACCGATCTCGCCACGAATACCACGTGGACGCTGGTCGACGACATCGAGGCCCTGCGCCGCATGGTGGGCGTGGAGCACTGGCAGGTGTTCGGCGGGTCCTGGGGCAGCGCACTGGCGTTGGCCTACGCCCAGACCCACCCGGAACGGGTCACCGAACTCGTCGTGCGCGGCATCTTCACCCTGCGGGACCAAGAGGTGAGGTGGTTCTACCAGTGGGGCGCCTCCGAGCTTTTCCCGGACCTGTGGGAGGACTACGTGGCTCCCATCCCCGAGGAGGAACGCGGTGACCTGGTCGCCGCCTACGCCAAGCGCCTGGCCAGCGCTGACCCGCGGGTGCGGATCCCGGCCGCGCGGGCGTGGAGCGTCTGGGAAGGCTCCACCATCTCGCTGTTGCCCAACCCGGACGTTCGCAGCGCACACGCCGAGGACGACTTCGCCGTGACGTTCGCGCGGATCGAGAACCACTACTTCACCAATCGCGGTTTCCTCCGCCCGAACCAGCTCCTGGAGGACGCGCACCGACTGCGCTCGATCCCCGGAGTCATCGTGCAGGGGCGCTACGACGTCTGCACGCCGATGGCCACGGCCTACGCGCTGCACAAGGCGTGGCCCGAGGCGGAGTTCCGGGTGATCGACGACGCCGGGCACGCGGTCGGCGAGCCGGGGATCCTGGACGCCCTGATCGAGGCCACGGACCGGTTCGCCGACCAGTAGCGCCACTGCGTGCGACGGCAGGGAGATCCAGGTGACCGACGGAGGCGTGGTGGACGGCTTCCGGCTGGGGCACGTCCCCGTGTCCGCCGACGCCACCGTCACGGACTTCACCTACGCGTGGGAGGACGTCGGCTTCACCTCGCGGGTGTGGGAACGTCCAACGGCCGACGGTGGATGGCGGGTGGTCCTGCAGGCGCTGGTCCTGCGAGGGGAGAAGCTGCGCGACCTCGCGGCGGTGCGGGTGTTCCTGTCCCGGTATCACGAGCGCGTGGACGCCACCTGGGACCTCGCCCTGTTCACCCGGGACGGCCGGGTGGGGCTGCGTGGGACGACCGAGGCGTTCTGGTGGGCGGGCCCCGGGGTCGCGGTCGAGGTACGCGACCCCCTGGGCGAACTGGGAACCGAGGAGTTGGTCGCCACGGCCCGAAGCGTGACACCGGTGGTCACCCGCTAGCGGGTGGACGACTCCCGTCCAGCCTCCGCGCCCACCGTCAGCACGCGCTCAGGACCTCGCGCAGCGCGGAATCCTCCGCCTCGTCCAGCGTCAACTCCCAGGTGTGCTTCACCTCGATCCAGGACACGACGTAGGCGCAGTGAGAGGACTCCAGCGGCGGCAACCAGTCGGCCGGATCCTGGTCGCCCTTGGCCCGGTTACTGGAGGCGCTCACGGCCCACAACTGGGTGGTGTCCAGGTCGTTGGCGAACCGCTGCCGCTGTTCGGTGGACCAGGAGTGGGTGCCGGAACGCCACGCCTCCTTCAACGCCACCATGTGGTCGATGTCGACGTCCCCCGGATCGGTGAGGGTCTCCCCGTCGTAGGCGCTGTACCAGGAACCGGACACCGGCTGACAGTCCTCGTCGGTCTCCACGTTCTCTCCGTCCCGCCCCAGCACGACCTGTCGGGTCGTGCAGTTGTCCTGGACGTCGGCGTCCCAGTGAGGGAACAGCGCCCGGTCGTACCCCGGCGGGTCGTCCTCCTCTTCCACGGTCAGCTCCCCCAGCCGCTCCTGTGCCAGCTCCACGCTGGAGGCGTCCGGAGGGTCCCGAAAGTCCGCGGGGGCGACGTCCCCGTCGGCCGTCGCCCCCGTCACACCGCCGGAGTCGGCCGTGTCCATCAGTCCGAGTTGCTGCGCGGCGAGGACGCCGAGCGCCGCGAGAACGGCGACCGCCGCCGCGCCGCCGGCGACGCGGGACGCGCGACCGCGACGGCCCTTCGTCGACCGAGGGGCGGCACGGCCACGGGTGCTCGAGGGTCGCGCGGACCGGGATTTCTTCTTGGCCATGAGGGGACTCCACACTTTCGCAGGGCGCGACCACGGGACGGACGTCAACGGTCTGTCCCCAGCTTGACGCATCGTGGTCGACGACGGGGGCGGGAAGCCGGAATGTGGGGAACACATGAGACGCCGCGCGCGGCCCCCTCCGAGGCCGCGCCGGTCACCCGTCCGCGGACACCGCCCACTCCCGTAGTTCGATCTTGCGCACCTTTCCGCTGACCGTCATCGGGAACTCAGTCATGACGCGCAGGTGGCGGGGAACCTTGAAGTGGGCGAGTTCGCCGCGACAGAACACCGTGATGTCGTCCAGCGTCGGCGGTTCCGAGAGGTCGGTAGGGATCACGCATGCCATGATCTCCTCGCCGTACTTGGGGTCGGGTACCCCAATGACCTGGACGTCGGAGATCTTCGGATGCCGGTACAGGAACTCCTCGATCTCGCGGGGGTACACGTTCTCGCCACCCCGGATGATCATGTCCTTGATCCGCCCCACGACCGACAGGTAACCGTCGGGGCGCATGACCGCGAGGTCACCGGTGTGCATCCACCGCGCGGCGTCGATCACCGCCGCGGTGGCCTCCGGCTGGTCCCAGTACCCCAGCATCACCGAGTACCCACGCGTGCACAGCTCCCCGGGTTCACCACGGGGCAGCACCCGGCCGGTCGCGGGATCGACGACCGAGACCTCGAGGTGGGGCATGACCCGGCCGACGGTCTCCGTGCGTCGCTCCAGGTCGTCGTCCCGTCGGGTCTGGGTGGACACCGGCGAGGTCTCGGTCATGCCGTAGCAGATCGCGACCTCCGCCATGTTCATGTCGCTGACCACCCGCTTCATCACTTCCACGGGGCACGGGGATCCGGCCATGATTCCAGTGCGCAGCGAGGACAGGTCGCGGTCGGCGAAGTCCGGCAGATTCAGTTCGGCGATGAACATGGTGGGAACCCCGTAGAGCGACGTCACCCGCTCCTCGGTGACG is part of the Spiractinospora alimapuensis genome and harbors:
- the manA gene encoding mannose-6-phosphate isomerase, class I — its product is MRRLRNQVRHYHWGSPTAIPRMLGRSPDGRPYAELWLGAHASAPSVVETLTGPVPLDAAIDAAPQEYLGAGVTSRFGARLPFLLKVLAARSPLSLQVHPNARQARTGFAAEEVAGVPRDGATRNYPDPFPKPELLVALGSFDALCGFRPPGEVAQDLGSLSGPLARDLRRELGKSDDAVRGAVSRALELRRSDPGRLLDGFLGECAEQAARGEIPASLRTAMDIACRFPGDPGAAIVPLLHRVSLAPGEALLVPPGRPHAHLGGVALEIMGSSNNVIRAGLTGKHVDPQGVLEVADLSSRPVPWVRPVRDSTCARYPVDYPEFRLDLINGGKDTSIPAHTPAVVLALSGACVLRRSDEELKLERGESAFVTAAGPSVEVRADGRTVLATVGSN
- a CDS encoding gluconokinase, whose product is MHIIVMGVAGCGKSTVGRSLSDRFGLPFAEADDFHPTANRQKMESGQPLDDADRDPWLDALAAWLAARRRAGGSSVMACSALRRRYRDRLRLDTSDAFFLHLRGDYSEFARRMAARDHFMPPELLASQFATLEELHPDEAGLTVDASWPVAEVVRCVARRLRGQRDVEVSPPGVLGTDGPRRRGDG
- a CDS encoding IclR family transcriptional regulator produces the protein MDRAITVLEILAQHGEAGVTEIAGELGVHKSTAFRLVGALERRGLVEQPGSRGKYQLGFGVIRLAGAMTAGLDLTQQSRRVCEDLASELGETVNIAIPSGEWAVNIDQVRGASAIVSQNWIGRQCPLHATSSGKVLLAYMSVHDQRRVLRGPLEQVTEHTITDPDVIRSQIDTLHANGHIAAVEELEIGLNAVAAPVRGVAGDVIAAISASGPSYRMTEDSLEEIGRRVAKAGAEISTRMGHMETSG
- the pip gene encoding prolyl aminopeptidase; its protein translation is MRALYPSIDPYDHGTLDVGDGHQIYWELCGNPDGKPVVFLHGGPGAGCAPIHRRLFDPERYRILLFDQRNCGRSTPSAARVDTDLATNTTWTLVDDIEALRRMVGVEHWQVFGGSWGSALALAYAQTHPERVTELVVRGIFTLRDQEVRWFYQWGASELFPDLWEDYVAPIPEEERGDLVAAYAKRLASADPRVRIPAARAWSVWEGSTISLLPNPDVRSAHAEDDFAVTFARIENHYFTNRGFLRPNQLLEDAHRLRSIPGVIVQGRYDVCTPMATAYALHKAWPEAEFRVIDDAGHAVGEPGILDALIEATDRFADQ
- a CDS encoding HNH endonuclease family protein; the protein is MAKKKSRSARPSSTRGRAAPRSTKGRRGRASRVAGGAAAVAVLAALGVLAAQQLGLMDTADSGGVTGATADGDVAPADFRDPPDASSVELAQERLGELTVEEEDDPPGYDRALFPHWDADVQDNCTTRQVVLGRDGENVETDEDCQPVSGSWYSAYDGETLTDPGDVDIDHMVALKEAWRSGTHSWSTEQRQRFANDLDTTQLWAVSASSNRAKGDQDPADWLPPLESSHCAYVVSWIEVKHTWELTLDEAEDSALREVLSAC
- a CDS encoding AMP-binding protein → MKSYVSGVSDVPLLGETIGENLVRTTARFPDREALVDRPSGRRWTYTQLLNDVDRVARGLLARGVAVGDRVGIWAPNVPEWVLTQYATARIGAVLVTVNPSYQRNELAFALTQAGVSVLVAARGHRGSDYHAMIDEVRPRCPALREVVFVQDESWEALLADADGFDAVRLEERAAELSFDDPINIQYTSGTTGFPKGATLSHHNILNNGFFVGETLGYTEDDRVCLPVPFYHCFGMVMGNLGATSHGACVVIPGPAFDAADTLRAVTEERVTSLYGVPTMFIAELNLPDFADRDLSSLRTGIMAGSPCPVEVMKRVVSDMNMAEVAICYGMTETSPVSTQTRRDDDLERRTETVGRVMPHLEVSVVDPATGRVLPRGEPGELCTRGYSVMLGYWDQPEATAAVIDAARWMHTGDLAVMRPDGYLSVVGRIKDMIIRGGENVYPREIEEFLYRHPKISDVQVIGVPDPKYGEEIMACVIPTDLSEPPTLDDITVFCRGELAHFKVPRHLRVMTEFPMTVSGKVRKIELREWAVSADG